From a region of the Pseudodesulfovibrio senegalensis genome:
- the alaS gene encoding alanine--tRNA ligase, whose product MKAAEIRQRFLDYFKKNGHNIVESSPLTPKDDPTLLFTNAGMVQFKKLFLGQEKRDYSRATTSQKCLRVGGKHNDLENVGRTARHHTFFEMLGNFSFGDYFKADAIKFCWQFLTEEVGLDKEKLYITIYKDDDEAGELWKELCDIPAERIFKLGEKDNFWSMGDTGPCGPCSEVHYDQGEHMCCGPDCGIGKCDCDRYLEIWNLVFMQYDQAEDGTRTDLPRPSIDTGMGLERIAAVCQGVNSNYDTDLFQSIIGYTAELAGVQYGQNEDIDTALRVIADHSRAIAFLIPDQVLPSNEGRGYVLRRLIRRAFRFGRLMGLEDAFLYKTASKVCDDMGGHYPELNEHRDFMVKVVTEEEERFSKTLDKGLDMLEQELERLKKEKAAIVPGDVVFQLYDTFGFPIDIVNDVAEKHGLSVDEPAFEALMDEQKQRSKKAWKGSGEKDVASTFQVLLEESMTSEFTGYETLEDESTIVALLDESGQRVDALKTGARGWLVTQATPFYGESGGQVGDIGTIAATGAEASVLSTVKPSQQLTGHLVNVDMGALTVGDTVTMKVDYETRTASMRNHTVTHLLHAALKKVLGDHANQSGSLVGPERLRFDFTHIKGLSNDELARVEELVNKAILDNHPVSREIMSIDQAREKGATALFGEKYGDEVCVVEVPGVSMEFCGGTHLKTTGQAGSFVILSETGIASGVRRIEAATGWNALNYMNKRRQAVAETAALLKAKPETLAAKVKDLQKQVKDAHKEMERLQAKVASGAGRDLMAEAEEINGVKVLAAGIEAPNMKVMLDQMDNLRSRMDSGIICLLAGHDDGKVSVALAVTKDLHDRFKAGDLIRPVAGEVGGSGGGRPDLARAGGSDAAGIDNAVAKLKELVAG is encoded by the coding sequence ATGAAGGCCGCTGAAATCCGCCAACGTTTTCTGGATTACTTCAAGAAGAACGGACACAATATTGTCGAATCTTCGCCCCTGACTCCCAAGGACGACCCCACCCTGCTCTTTACCAACGCGGGCATGGTGCAGTTCAAAAAGCTCTTTCTGGGACAGGAAAAACGGGACTACTCCCGCGCCACCACCTCGCAGAAATGTCTGCGCGTGGGCGGCAAACACAACGATCTGGAAAACGTGGGCCGCACCGCACGGCACCATACATTTTTCGAGATGCTGGGCAACTTCTCCTTTGGCGACTACTTCAAGGCGGACGCCATCAAATTCTGCTGGCAATTCCTGACCGAAGAAGTGGGGCTGGACAAGGAAAAGCTGTACATCACCATTTACAAGGACGACGACGAAGCCGGCGAATTGTGGAAGGAGCTGTGCGACATCCCGGCCGAACGCATCTTCAAGCTCGGCGAAAAGGACAACTTCTGGTCCATGGGCGACACCGGCCCCTGCGGCCCCTGCTCCGAGGTGCACTACGATCAGGGCGAGCACATGTGCTGCGGCCCGGATTGCGGCATCGGCAAATGCGACTGCGACCGCTACCTTGAAATCTGGAACCTCGTGTTCATGCAGTACGATCAGGCCGAGGACGGCACCCGCACGGACCTGCCGCGCCCGTCCATCGACACGGGCATGGGGCTGGAGCGCATCGCGGCCGTGTGTCAGGGCGTGAACTCCAACTACGATACCGACCTGTTCCAATCCATCATCGGCTACACCGCCGAGCTGGCCGGTGTGCAATACGGCCAGAACGAGGACATCGACACGGCTCTGCGCGTCATTGCGGACCACAGCCGCGCCATCGCATTTCTCATCCCGGATCAGGTCTTGCCCTCCAACGAAGGCCGCGGCTACGTGCTGCGCCGCCTGATCCGCCGCGCATTCCGGTTCGGCAGGCTCATGGGGCTGGAAGACGCCTTCCTGTACAAGACCGCTTCCAAGGTCTGCGACGACATGGGCGGCCACTACCCGGAACTCAACGAGCACCGCGACTTCATGGTCAAGGTGGTCACCGAGGAAGAGGAACGTTTTTCCAAGACGCTGGACAAGGGTCTGGACATGCTGGAGCAGGAACTGGAACGGCTCAAGAAGGAAAAGGCCGCCATCGTTCCGGGCGACGTTGTCTTCCAGCTGTACGATACTTTCGGTTTCCCCATCGACATCGTCAACGACGTAGCCGAAAAACACGGTCTTTCCGTGGACGAGCCCGCGTTCGAGGCGCTCATGGACGAGCAGAAGCAACGCTCCAAGAAGGCCTGGAAAGGCTCGGGCGAAAAGGACGTGGCCTCCACGTTCCAGGTGCTGCTGGAAGAATCCATGACCTCGGAATTTACGGGCTACGAAACCCTTGAAGATGAATCCACCATCGTCGCCCTGCTGGATGAATCCGGGCAGCGCGTGGACGCGCTCAAGACCGGAGCCAGAGGCTGGCTGGTCACACAGGCCACCCCGTTCTACGGCGAATCCGGCGGGCAGGTGGGCGACATCGGCACCATCGCCGCCACCGGGGCCGAGGCTTCCGTGCTGAGCACGGTCAAGCCGTCCCAGCAGTTGACCGGCCATTTGGTCAACGTGGATATGGGCGCGCTCACGGTGGGCGACACCGTGACCATGAAAGTGGACTACGAAACCCGCACCGCGTCCATGCGCAACCACACGGTCACGCATTTGCTGCACGCCGCGCTCAAGAAAGTGCTGGGCGATCACGCCAACCAGTCCGGCTCGCTGGTGGGGCCGGAGCGGCTGCGCTTCGACTTCACGCACATCAAGGGACTTTCCAATGACGAGCTGGCGCGGGTCGAGGAACTGGTCAACAAGGCCATCCTCGACAACCACCCGGTTTCCCGCGAAATCATGAGCATTGATCAGGCGCGCGAAAAGGGCGCCACCGCTCTGTTCGGCGAAAAATACGGCGACGAGGTCTGCGTGGTGGAAGTGCCGGGCGTTTCCATGGAATTCTGCGGTGGCACGCACCTGAAAACCACGGGACAGGCCGGATCGTTCGTGATCCTTTCCGAAACCGGCATTGCCTCGGGCGTGCGCCGCATCGAGGCCGCCACCGGCTGGAACGCCCTGAACTACATGAACAAACGGCGTCAGGCCGTGGCCGAAACCGCTGCTCTGCTCAAGGCCAAGCCCGAAACGCTGGCCGCCAAGGTCAAGGACCTGCAAAAACAGGTCAAGGACGCGCACAAGGAAATGGAGCGTTTGCAGGCCAAGGTGGCCTCGGGCGCCGGGCGCGACCTCATGGCCGAGGCCGAGGAGATCAACGGCGTCAAGGTGCTGGCCGCGGGTATCGAGGCCCCGAACATGAAGGTCATGCTGGACCAGATGGACAACCTGCGCTCGCGCATGGATTCGGGCATCATCTGCCTGCTGGCCGGACATGACGACGGCAAGGTCTCTGTGGCGCTGGCCGTGACCAAGGATTTGCACGACCGTTTCAAGGCCGGCGATCTGATCCGGCCAGTGGCTGGAGAGGTTGGGGGTTCCGGCGGCGGTCGGCCCGACTTGGCCCGTGCGGGTGGTTCGGATGCGGCCGGGATTGACAACGCGGTTGCCAAGCTGAAAGAGTTGGTTGCCGGTTAG
- the recA gene encoding recombinase RecA, whose protein sequence is MARKAANPEDLRKEALGTAITTIERKFGKGSIMRLDDSAIAAIPVIPTGSIGLDMALGVGGVPKGRVVEVYGPESSGKTTLSLHLVAEAQKAGGTAAFIDAEHALDLSYAKRLGVNTEDLLISQPDYGEQALEIADLLVRSGAVDIVVVDSVAALIPQAELEGQMGETQVGGHARLMSHALRKLTGSIHKSKCSVVFINQIRMKIGMTGYGNPETTTGGNALKFYSSVRMDIRRIQTLKDKDEAYGIRARIRVIKNKVAPPFREALVDVLYGTGISREGELLDMGVELGIVDKSGAWYAFGSERLGQGKENVRQYLVENPDIALNIEQKLKEHLGMIPAEEQETPEGTEA, encoded by the coding sequence ATGGCACGGAAAGCTGCAAATCCCGAAGATCTGCGCAAGGAAGCCCTCGGCACTGCCATTACCACTATTGAACGCAAGTTCGGCAAAGGCTCGATCATGCGCCTTGACGATTCCGCCATTGCCGCCATTCCGGTGATTCCCACCGGTTCCATCGGGCTGGACATGGCGTTGGGCGTGGGCGGCGTTCCCAAGGGCAGGGTCGTGGAAGTCTACGGGCCGGAATCCTCGGGTAAGACGACCCTCTCCCTGCACCTTGTGGCAGAGGCGCAAAAAGCAGGCGGCACGGCCGCGTTCATCGACGCGGAGCATGCGCTGGACCTCAGCTACGCCAAACGGCTGGGCGTGAACACCGAAGATCTGCTCATCTCCCAGCCCGACTACGGCGAACAGGCGCTGGAAATCGCGGACCTGCTGGTGCGCTCCGGCGCCGTGGACATCGTGGTGGTGGACTCCGTGGCCGCGCTCATTCCGCAGGCCGAGCTGGAAGGCCAGATGGGTGAAACACAGGTGGGCGGCCATGCGCGACTCATGTCGCACGCACTGCGCAAGCTCACCGGCTCCATCCACAAATCCAAATGCTCGGTGGTGTTCATCAACCAGATCCGCATGAAGATCGGCATGACCGGCTACGGCAACCCGGAAACCACCACGGGCGGCAACGCGCTCAAGTTCTATTCGTCCGTGCGCATGGACATCCGCCGCATCCAGACCCTCAAGGACAAGGACGAGGCCTACGGCATCCGCGCCCGCATCCGGGTCATCAAGAACAAGGTGGCCCCGCCCTTCCGCGAGGCGCTGGTGGACGTGCTCTACGGCACGGGCATCTCCCGCGAGGGCGAGTTGCTGGACATGGGCGTGGAGCTGGGCATCGTGGACAAGTCCGGCGCATGGTATGCGTTCGGTTCGGAACGCCTCGGTCAGGGCAAGGAAAACGTACGCCAGTATCTGGTGGAAAATCCGGACATCGCCCTGAACATCGAGCAGAAGCTCAAGGAACATCTCGGCATGATCCCGGCGGAGGAACAGGAAACTCCGGAAGGAACCGAGGCATAG
- a CDS encoding glycine betaine ABC transporter substrate-binding protein yields MSDPFRRIIRAVLTIAAILVFSVPAYAGKEIRIASVGWTGVTIKTELAVSILNSLGYDAENIIVSVPIAYKAMATNEADAFMGNWMPSMASIANKYFEEGTVIKYVANMPGAQYTLAVPSYCAQQGLKDFKDIVKFGDRLDWKIYGIEAGNDGNQIIQGMIDKNMFGLGKFSIVPSSEAGMLAQVQSYAKENKWIVFLGWAPHSMNERIDMTYLTGSTAETFGANDGTATVWTNIRKGFDKENPNAAKLLKHMVFSIDMMNQIMTTLHADHTLAPRDAALAWLKKHPEVYKKWLEGVTTEDGKPAVPAFEKTL; encoded by the coding sequence TGCAGCAATACTTGTCTTTTCCGTTCCCGCATACGCAGGCAAGGAAATCCGCATCGCCAGCGTCGGCTGGACCGGCGTGACCATCAAGACCGAACTCGCGGTTTCCATACTGAACAGCCTCGGCTATGACGCGGAAAACATCATCGTCTCCGTACCCATCGCCTACAAGGCCATGGCCACCAACGAAGCGGACGCCTTCATGGGCAACTGGATGCCGTCCATGGCCTCCATAGCCAACAAATATTTCGAGGAAGGCACCGTTATCAAGTACGTGGCCAACATGCCCGGCGCACAGTACACGCTGGCCGTGCCCTCCTACTGCGCCCAACAAGGTCTCAAAGACTTCAAGGATATCGTCAAGTTCGGCGATAGGCTCGATTGGAAAATCTATGGCATCGAAGCAGGCAACGACGGCAACCAGATCATCCAGGGCATGATCGACAAGAACATGTTCGGCCTCGGCAAGTTCAGCATCGTCCCCTCCAGCGAGGCGGGCATGCTCGCACAGGTCCAGTCCTACGCCAAAGAAAACAAATGGATCGTCTTTCTCGGCTGGGCGCCCCACAGCATGAACGAACGCATCGACATGACCTACCTGACGGGCAGCACGGCCGAAACCTTCGGGGCCAACGACGGCACGGCCACGGTCTGGACCAACATCCGCAAAGGGTTCGACAAGGAAAACCCCAACGCGGCCAAGCTGCTCAAGCACATGGTCTTTTCCATCGACATGATGAACCAGATCATGACCACGCTTCATGCCGACCACACCCTCGCTCCCAGGGACGCTGCTCTCGCATGGCTCAAGAAGCATCCCGAAGTATACAAAAAATGGCTCGAAGGCGTGACCACCGAAGACGGCAAGCCCGCTGTCCCGGCCTTTGAAAAGACATTGTAA